The Falco rusticolus isolate bFalRus1 chromosome 4, bFalRus1.pri, whole genome shotgun sequence genome includes the window gggacacagcctgGACATCCTCCGACAGAcagcccttcccttcctttttcgAGGCTGATAAATTCCAGAGCAGGAAAGAGGCAGGGGACGTCCCAAAGGGGGTCCCCCAGCAACTGAAGGAAGAGATCTGGCCAGGACACATCCATCCAGGAGAGCATCTTCCCTAGGAACAAACCTGGACGGAGCAGCTCACGGTTTCCTCCTCCTGGCACGCGTtttggctgcaggagggggagaTGAGGGTCCCGGCTCTGTCCCCCAGCTCCAGTGTCCCTGGGACTCAGGGAccaggattttttccttcttcagcccagcacagagctgggggagCTTTAGTGCCTTTTTATgatttacagattaaaaaattgCACATGTGGCTGCTCAAGTCATTAAAGACTTAAGGAAATttggaattaaaagaaaagccctATTTTTGACACGATTGTATACGGAGAACTATAAAACAAGCTGTAACAGCTCgcagtggtttggttttttgtttgtttggggttttttttgttgttgttgttttcataTACTTCAGTGGGAAATGGGACTTAACTCTGGAAATAACCCTGCGCTGCAGCACTCAGAGCGAGTGGACAGTGGCTGCCACCGGGGCTCTGCCGCCAGCGTTCCCGGCACCAGCAGGGGtggtggatggatggatgtaCGTACGTGTCTGCCTTCTGTACGGGGTATTTGTTACCGGTAAATATAATTCTGCACCCAACCGTGGTTTGTCTCATTGCTAAAGGCCTCACTCACCTCCCTTGGCCCTTGCCAAAGCCTGGCTTCCTTAAGCGCCTCTGAATTAGCAACGGGGGGCAAAGCTCTGATGCCTTCCAGAGCATCCTGGCCTCTACCACCCCATCCGGTGCCACCACATGGGGCTCCCAGAGCTGTCCCACCGCATTGGCCTCTCCACAGCCATCACCCCATCCCGCTGCTGGGAACCAGGGTGCCCCAGGACCGCCCCCCGAGCACCCCCAGGGACCAGACCCCCGGCACCACGGGGcggcccagctccctccccccccaaatCACCACGCTGGGAGGCGGTGTGCGATCCAAGTGATACATGAGGCCGTTTATTGAGCGTTACAGACTCAGAGGAGGATGcggggggctggaggaaggatggtgggggctggaggggggagTAACTGTGCATCTATACAGGGGACCGGGACACCCCCGGCTGCTACATGGTCAGCTCCTGCgggagagagggagagcagAGTGTCACAgacccctgcagcacccccagTTCACGCTGGGACAAGCAGCAGACACCACACACCCCCATTTGtaacccccccctcccccccccccccagcccagccactcACCATGATGGCGTTGACAATGTCGTTGTTGTTGTGCCGAAGTGCCCGCACGGCTTTGGGGCGCGAGACGTTGGCCTGGGCCATCACCAGCTCAATGTCCCTCACCTCCAGCCCCGTCTCATCCACCTGCATTGAGGGGACAGCACCGTCACCCCCCCACTGTCCCTGGGACACGCAGGAGGGGTCCctccgcccccctccccagcacccacctcctcctcctcctcgctctCCTCCTTGATGGTGAGAGTTGGGGCCGTCTCCGTGATGAGGGGCGAGTGCTCCATCGGCACCTTGAACTTCTCCGCTGCTGCCTTGTGCACTTGCTGTGACAGGTCCTCGATCTGCAGCAGGGTGGCAGAGGGGCACAGGGTCACCCACCTGTCCCCACAGGCCACCAGCCCCAAGGATGGGACCCCCCTGACCCCTTagccccccacacacacacaccttggCTTCCCCAAAGACGATGTAGATGTCGGATGCGGGGCTCTTGAAGACATCGGGTTTGGTGATGACGAAGAGGATGTTCTTGGACTTGCGGATGGTGATGCGGGTGACACCATGGATCTGCCGCAGCCCCAGCTTGGACatggcctggggaggggggacacacacaggggtcaccctgtgccccccccccccccccccgagcagCCAAGGAGGGGGCTCCATCCCCCCAGCAACAccccagagccctgggacaACGGTGAAAGCAGGGATGTGGGGCAATGCTGGGCCCCCACCCAGGATGGGGAGCCCCCCCCAGAGTGGGGGGAAGCCCCACAACACCCCCACAACTGCCCCTGCCTGGGGTAATCCCCCCCAGCCCATCTTACTCCCTCAAACCCTGATATGGGACAGGGACCCCAGTGTCATGGGGGACCCCCAGACACACACAGGGGGTGGGACCCCAGTACTACAGGGGATGCCCAAGCCCGCCCAGGGGTTCCCAGCCCCTCTTGGGGACAAAGATGGGGACCTCAGTGCCATGGGGGACCCTCACCCAgaggcccccagccccacctgggaGTCCCCAGCCCAACCCAGGGACCAAGATGGGGACCCCAGTGCCATGGGGGACCCCCTCACCCACCCAAGGTCCAGGATGAGGAAACCCCAATCGCATGTGGGGACTGGGGTGGGGACACCAGTGCCACGGGGGAcagccagcaccccagggacccccagccccaccctcGGGCCCTGTCCCACCTTCCTAGCCTTCTTCTCACTCCGGCTCTGCTTCGCCTTGCTGACGGTCTCCTCCCCGGTGCCCAGTGAGTGGGTGAGCTGTGCCTGCCAGGGATGGGTGGGTGAGGGCAGCCCCTGACCCACCACTCGGTGGGGggtccccactgcccccagctccctcagaccccacacacacacacctgggTCTGGGCCGGTGGCGGCTCCGAGCCCTCAGGCTCCTCCAGCTCAGGGATGGACTCGTCGTTGCTCTCCGACTCATTACATGACCCTGGGGCCAAGCAGAggggtgggatggagctggTTGCCCCTCTAACCACCCCCAAAATATGGGGAAACCCCTTAGGGCCCCCCCTTCTTACCTTTATGGTTGGCCTCGCAGCggtggggggccgggggctgcttGTCCTGGCGCAGGGCGATGCCGGCGGCTTCCCGCAGGCGCTGGATCTCGGGGCAGGGGTAGGGGGTCTCCGCCTCACTCGAGGAGCTCGACTCCGACTGCAGGGACCCCCGGGGGGGCCCCCGGCTGCccatccccacctgcctgcctcGGGCCTCCTTCTCCTTGCAGGGGGaaggctggggggctgcaggggggctgggtTGGTGGTGTGCCCGCCCCCCCAAATTCCCCTATGTGTGTCTGAACCCTGCTCATACCATCGCCCACCTGGGGACACCCCAAAggggacccccagcacccagtgaTCCCACCCTGGTCCCACATAACACCCCATAGCAGGGGGGGGCCTGAACTGCTGGTGCCCCCCAAAATCCCCTATGTGGGGTTGAACCCAGCTTGCTTGTCCCTGTCACCCACCCGGGGACTCTCAAAGAGgacccccagcatcccaccaTGGGGgatgcccaccccagccccgctcaacaccccacagcagccagggatGGCTGCAGGAGCTaaggggggatggggggtgcCAAGCTGGTGGTGCCCCTCCGCCTCCCAGAACCCCCTCCATGGTGTTGAACTCAGCCTGCTCACTCCACCtcccccccgggacccccaaGGGGGACCCTCAGCACCCCAACATGTGTGAGAACCACCCCATCACCCACCCTGGGACCCCCAAAGGGAGCCCCCAAGCACCCCACCATGGATgatgcccaccccagccccacagcaatGGGTGGGTAGGTGTCAGGGGGGGTCTCTTACCCTCGAGGTGCTTCCTGGAGGGTGGCAAGACGGACGGGCGCTCCTCGCCGGCGGGGAGCCCTGAGGTGTCCTGGGGGCCGCGGGCCAGATCCGGGCACGGTGACGGTGGCGCGACGGCAGGAGGAGGCACTTGGCTGAGTTcggggagcagaggggagggggcccacggtgggctggggggctctgggggggcTTCTTCCCTGACTGGCTCTGGGGGGGGCTCTGGCTGAGCATCCCCCCTTTCACCAGCACCCAgagcgggctgggggctggattCAGCCCCCACCatcacctcctcttcctcctgctgcttggGGGGTGCCGGGGGCTCACTGGGGGGGGCGTCCGCCCCCAGGACTTTGGCATCAGTGTCCCCAGCAGTCTGGCCCAGGGGCTCATCGCctggctggggggtggggggctcatgggggggcaggggctcctccctccccccatcACTGGGGGGGCCCTCCAGGGGCTCTGCTGGGAACTCGGGGGGCTCCGGGGCCCTGGGGAGGAGGCGAGGGGCTGGCAGGTCCCCAAAGGAGCCCTGTAACATGGCGGTGACCCGCTGCCGGTCCTCCCGGCGCTGCCAGGCCGCCCCGCTCTCCGAAAAGGCACCGGGTGGTTGGAGCAGTTCAAGGGGGGCCGGGGGGACCCCCACGTACACCTCCCGCTCCGAAGCGGTGAAAACCAAGGGGGGGATGGTGGGGGGCGACGGGGTCAGGCAGAGGGCCAGGCAGCGACTGGCagcatcctcatcctcctcGGATGGGGGTCTGGGGGGCACAGCCGCCTCCCCCGCGCTGTCCTCAGGTGCAGTGAAGAAGCTGGAGTCGGTGCGGGAGCGGGACGTCTCCAGCAGCTCCGGGGAGGACTCCTCTGAGGAGGCGGTGGTGGCATCCCACTCCTCCGGGACTTCACCCATGTCCCCAGGGATGTGCACCGTCATCCCCTGCACTGCAGGACACACCATCACTGGTGGCTCCAGGGACTCACTGGCCGAGGTGGTCCCATCCTCTGGCTCCTCATTGGCAGCACTGGGGGACATGTCCTGtggaggtggggatggggcCATGATGCCATCTGGCAGGCTGGGTGTCACCGATGGCACCAGGTCAGCAGCTGCAGTGTCCAGCTCATCAGGTGTCACCAATGGCACCAGGTcggcagctgcagcatctggtGGGCTGGGTGTCACCAGGCCAGTGGCTGTAGTGTCCAGCTCATTAGGTGTCACCAATGGCAAAAGGTCGGTGGCTGCAGCATCTGGCGGGCTGGGCATCACTGATGGCACCAGGTTGGTGGCCACAGCATCTGGTTCCTCTGGTGGGCAGGGCATCACTGACAGCACCAAGTCAGTGGCTGCAGTGTCTGGCTCATCTGGCTGGCTGGGTGTCACCGATGGCACCAGGCCAGGGACAGTGGCTGCAGTGTGCAGCTCATCTGGTGAGTTGGGCATCATCAATGGTTCCACATCTGCGGCCACAGTGTCTGGCTCATGCAGGGGGCTGGACGTCACCAATGGCACCAGGTCAGTGGCCACAGTGTCTGGCTCATCCAACAGGCTGGACATCACCAATGGTGCCAGGTTGGTGGCTGTGGTGTCTGGCTCCTCTGGTGGGCTGGACATCACTGGTGGTACCAGGTCAGTGGCCACGGCGTCTGGCTCATGCAGGGGGCTGGATGTCACCAATGGCACCAGGTCAGTGGCCACAGTGTCTGGCTCATGCAGGGGGCTGGACGTCACCAATGGTGCCAGGTTGGTGGCTGCGGTGTCTGGCTCATCTGGTGGGCTGGACATCACTGGTGGTACCAGGTCAGTGGCCACGGTGTCCAGCTCATCTGGCACACTGGATGCCACCAACTGTGCTAGATCAGTGGCCACGGTGTCTGCCTCATCTGGCACACTGGGTGTCACCAATAGTGCCAGGTCAGTGGCCACAGTGTCTGGCTCATCTGGCACACCAGGTGCCACCAACAGTGCTAGATCAGTGGCCACTGTGTTCAGCTCATCTGGCACACTGGGTGTCACCAATGGTGCCCAGTCAG containing:
- the NACAD gene encoding LOW QUALITY PROTEIN: NAC-alpha domain-containing protein 1 (The sequence of the model RefSeq protein was modified relative to this genomic sequence to represent the inferred CDS: deleted 1 base in 1 codon); protein product: MPGEAVRAQRPRGAAGSGSGSGGSGPQGAAAAPLPATGPPTMPAKEEARPQPEGASCDPGPPAAVPPDETCCPPLPADPLDTRIVMGEETRSPTAPELLGGPPPPAVPCPFPAPTKEPPQGRPPTALDPDLFFTAPSTPIRVTGSRLLQPPPEEQTDGESEGLCSPPTSPSGSYMTAEGGSWGSSGTASTSPSCSPNLVAEAEAMAAAEAEEAEAEDLVVLPCLEHPPAFTPPSPEDDDEEEEDGPFAPPGDEDDDDGQTLEEEEEDEEWELSGSAGLIPAALLPFRGSLLFQAEAVEITPLPAGTAPLPLSGEEEDEEEEEEEGGSTSASFLHSLSETSITEGVDESFAFHDDTSASSDSAAYDGEEDERLYGTERHAVGAEGGPPSTSTAPPGAVASGDGGIELHLHAGMDLAVPPSPGGSPWHRRAQEPVPAMEGASAEGMELGMLEQDGAGTPPAHSREGSVEPDGETFLTSSSSSLELEEVSALEPDVPWEPDAVLGGCPLLEPPQLPEEPEVMPGAEEEPVLRDDSNAAVLGEGPGMEPAVSSSILQPPSLCSGEPWDPQTDSLGDVTMVPANGEPQGGHGSDGDSDSELGTVRVGSTELAAADGHDEPDTAATNLPPSVTPSPPGEPDTTAADLAPSVTPSPPGEPDTTAADLAPSVTSSPPEEPDTVTTDLAPSVMSTPLDELDAVAANLAPLMSSPPDEPDTVATDLAPLVAPGVPDEPDTVATDWAPLVTPSVPDELNTVATDLALLVAPGVPDEPDTVATDLALLVTPSVPDEADTVATDLAQLVASSVPDELDTVATDLVPPVMSSPPDEPDTAATNLAPLVTSSPLHEPDTVATDLVPLVTSSPLHEPDAVATDLVPPVMSSPPEEPDTTATNLAPLVMSSLLDEPDTVATDLVPLVTSSPLHEPDTVAADVEPLMMPNSPDELHTAATVPGLVPSVTPSQPDEPDTAATDLVLSVMPCPPEEPDAVATNLVPSVMPSPPDAAATDLLPLVTPNELDTTATGLVTPSPPDAAAADLVPLVTPDELDTAAADLVPSVTPSLPDGIMAPSPPPQDMSPSAANEEPEDGTTSASESLEPPVMVCPAVQGMTVHIPGDMGEVPEEWDATTASSEESSPELLETSRSRTDSSFFTAPEDSAGEAAVPPRPPSEEDEDAASRCLALCLTPSPPTIPPLVFTASEREVYVGVPPAPLELLQPPGAFSESGAAWQRREDRQRVTAMLQGSFGDLPAPRLLPRAPEPPEFPAEPLEGPPSDGGREEPLPPHEPPTPQPGDEPLGQTAGDTDAKVLGADAPPSEPPAPPKQQEEEEVMVGAESSPQPALGAGERGDAQPEPPPEPVREEAPPEPPSPPWAPSPLLPELSQVPPPAVAPPSPCPDLARGPQDTSGLPAGEERPSVLPPSRKHLEAPQPSPCKEKEARGRQVGMGSRGPPRGSLQSESSSSSEAETPYPCPEIQRLREAAGIALRQDKQPPAPHRCEANHKGSCNESESNDESIPELEEPEGSEPPPAQTQAQLTHSLGTGEETVSKAKQSRSEKKARKAMSKLGLRQIHGVTRITIRKSKNILFVITKPDVFKSPASDIYIVFGEAKIEDLSQQVHKAAAEKFKVPMEHSPLITETAPTLTIKEESEEEEEVDETGLEVRDIELVMAQANVSRPKAVRALRHNNNDIVNAIMELTM